A window of Strix aluco isolate bStrAlu1 chromosome 2, bStrAlu1.hap1, whole genome shotgun sequence contains these coding sequences:
- the ARGLU1 gene encoding arginine and glutamate-rich protein 1 has protein sequence MGRSRSRSSSRSKHTKSSKHNKKNRSRSRSRSREKERARKRSKSRESKRNRRRESRSRSRSNTAPSSRRDRERERDRASSPPDRIDIFGRTVSKRSSLDEKQKREEEEKKAEFERQRKIRQQEIEEKLIEEETARRVEELVAKRVEEELEKRKDEIEREVLRRVEEAKRIMEKQLLEELERQRQAELAAQKAREEEERAKREELERILEENNRKIAEAQAKLAEEQLKIVEEQRKIHEERMKLEQERQRQQKEEQKIILGKGKSRPKLSFSLKSQD, from the exons ATGGGCCGGTCCCGCAGCCGGAGCTCGTCCCGCTCCAAGCACACCAAGAGCTCCAAGCACAACAAGAAGAACCGGAGCCGATCGCGGTCCCGCTCCCGGGAGAAGGAGCGGGCGCGGAAGCGCTCCAAGTCCCGGGAGAGTAAGCGGAACCGGCGCCGGGAGTctcgctcccgctcccgctccaacacggccccctcctcccgccgcgACCGGGAACGGGAGCGCGATCGCGCCTCCTCCCCGCCCGACCGCATCGACATTTTCGGGCGCACGGTGAGCAAGCGCAGCAGCCTGGACGAGAAGCAgaagcgggaggaggaagagaaaaaagcggAGTTCGAGCGGCAGCGGAAAAT TCGTCAACAAGAAATTGAAGAGAAACTCATAGAGGAAGAAACTGCTCGAAGAGTGGAAGAGCTTGTGGCTAAACGTGTGGAAGAAGAGTTGGAGAAAAGGAAGGATGAGATTGAGCGAGAGGTTCTCCGCAGGGTGGAGGAGGCTAAGCGCATCATGGAAAAACAGTTGCTCGAAGAACTCGAGCGACAGCGACAAGCTGAACTTGCAGCACAAAAAGCCAGAGAG GAAGAAGAGCGTGCAAAGCGTGAGGAGCTAGAGCGAATACTAGAAGAGAATAATCGAAAAATTGCAGAAGCACAAGCTAAACTG GCTGAAGAACAATTGAAAATTGTTGAAGAACAAAGAAAGATTCATGAGGAGAGGATGAAACTAGAACAAGAGAGACAACGTCAgcaaaaggaagagcaaaaaatTATCCTGGGCAAAGGAAAGTCTAGGCCAAAACTGTCCTTCTCACTAAAAAGCCAGGATTAA